A single window of Caldisericia bacterium DNA harbors:
- a CDS encoding DUF1624 domain-containing protein — MENNNQLITRKKKRKRLSSLDHFRGLALFLMILVNSLSSYSNVPNWLKHSPWNGYQFPDLVAPMFLFAMGMAYRISLNARLSRFGLKKTLFHFVKRYVILFLFGFVGILLVKRSFDWGILQMLGAVGLFSLPIMFLPPLYSIVTSLILLIFYQISIDTLGLSAYVSKFDMGSPFATLSWSFILVFAASFVGIEVFSQ; from the coding sequence ATGGAAAACAACAATCAACTTATAACAAGAAAGAAAAAGAGAAAACGATTATCATCTCTTGATCATTTCCGTGGGCTTGCTCTGTTTTTAATGATACTTGTTAATTCCCTATCTTCCTATAGCAATGTGCCAAACTGGTTAAAACACTCTCCATGGAATGGCTATCAATTCCCTGACTTGGTAGCTCCAATGTTTCTATTTGCCATGGGTATGGCATATCGCATTTCTCTAAATGCGAGACTTTCTCGTTTTGGATTAAAGAAAACCCTCTTTCATTTTGTAAAACGCTATGTAATTTTATTTCTTTTTGGATTTGTGGGAATTTTATTAGTTAAAAGATCCTTTGATTGGGGAATATTACAGATGCTTGGTGCAGTTGGCTTGTTTAGTCTGCCAATCATGTTTTTACCCCCATTATACAGTATAGTTACTTCTCTTATTTTACTGATATTCTATCAAATCTCCATAGATACTCTTGGGTTAAGTGCCTATGTTTCTAAATTTGATATGGGTAGTCCCTTTGCTACACTTTCATGGTCTTTTATCCTTGTTTTTGCTGCTTCATTTGTAGGAATTGAAGTATTTTCTCAA
- the rpsB gene encoding 30S ribosomal protein S2 — MQVTMKQLLEVGAHFGHQTKRWNPKMKKYIFMERNGIHIFDLRYTLEAIERACEYVSNIVREGEIIIFVGTKKQAQDIVKEEAERCGMYYVNQRWVGGLLTNFSEIRKRIDRLEELIRMDERGDIDKLPLKEAKKLRREKRKLLRFFGGLRGIPKIPRAIFVTDTKKDRNAILEARKKGVTVIAMVDTNCDPDDADIPIPSNDDAIRAIRLITGAIADAVIEGREGKIIEEEKKPEEKVEEMFLTSEEEIKEFMEEGKEEGEASEEDNKEEIKEEKNED; from the coding sequence ATGCAGGTAACCATGAAACAACTCCTTGAAGTAGGAGCACATTTTGGTCATCAAACCAAGAGATGGAATCCCAAGATGAAGAAGTACATATTTATGGAGAGAAATGGGATTCACATATTTGATTTAAGATATACCCTTGAAGCAATTGAAAGGGCATGTGAGTATGTCTCCAATATTGTAAGAGAAGGTGAAATAATTATCTTTGTTGGAACAAAGAAACAGGCTCAGGATATCGTAAAAGAAGAGGCAGAGAGATGTGGCATGTACTATGTTAATCAGAGATGGGTTGGTGGACTTCTCACAAACTTTTCTGAAATTAGAAAAAGGATAGATAGACTTGAGGAGCTAATAAGAATGGATGAGAGAGGAGATATAGATAAGCTTCCACTTAAAGAGGCAAAGAAATTAAGGAGGGAGAAGAGAAAACTCTTAAGATTCTTTGGAGGTTTGAGAGGAATACCAAAAATACCAAGAGCAATATTTGTAACAGATACAAAGAAGGACAGAAATGCAATACTTGAGGCAAGGAAAAAGGGTGTTACAGTTATAGCGATGGTTGATACAAACTGCGATCCTGACGATGCAGATATTCCAATCCCTTCCAACGATGATGCAATAAGAGCTATAAGGCTTATAACAGGCGCCATTGCAGATGCAGTGATAGAGGGAAGAGAGGGAAAGATTATAGAAGAGGAAAAGAAACCCGAGGAGAAGGTAGAAGAGATGTTCCTTACAAGTGAAGAAGAGATAAAGGAATTCATGGAGGAGGGGAAAGAAGAGGGTGAAGCATCTGAAGAAGACAATAAAGAAGAGATAAAGGAGGAGAAGAATGAAGATTAG
- the tsf gene encoding translation elongation factor Ts has product MKISMDLIKELREKTGAGVSHCKEALVETGGDIEKAIEYLRKKGLARAEKKMGRVAKEGIVHSYIHLGGKIGVMIELNCETDFVARTDDFKKLANELCLQIAFDAPEYISREDVPKEVIEKEKEIIREQLKEMNKPPHIIEKIIEGKLNDFYSKHCLLELPYIRDEKIKVQDLIKEYISKLGENIVVKRFVRFQIGEE; this is encoded by the coding sequence ATGAAGATTAGTATGGATCTAATTAAAGAATTAAGGGAAAAAACAGGAGCAGGAGTTTCCCATTGCAAGGAAGCTCTTGTGGAAACCGGTGGAGATATAGAGAAAGCTATTGAGTATTTGAGGAAGAAGGGACTCGCAAGGGCAGAAAAGAAGATGGGTAGAGTGGCAAAGGAAGGAATTGTCCACTCATATATCCATCTTGGGGGAAAGATCGGAGTCATGATAGAACTTAACTGCGAAACAGATTTTGTTGCAAGGACAGATGATTTTAAGAAACTGGCAAATGAACTATGTCTTCAAATTGCCTTTGATGCACCAGAATATATAAGTAGAGAGGATGTTCCAAAGGAGGTTATTGAAAAGGAGAAGGAGATAATTAGAGAGCAACTTAAAGAGATGAATAAACCACCTCACATAATTGAGAAGATAATAGAGGGGAAACTCAATGATTTTTATTCAAAACACTGTCTACTTGAACTTCCCTATATAAGGGATGAAAAGATAAAAGTTCAGGATCTTATAAAGGAGTACATCTCAAAACTTGGAGAAAACATAGTTGTGAAAAGATTTGTGAGATTTCAAATTGGAGAAGAATAA
- a CDS encoding UMP kinase produces the protein MSYKRILLKISGESLLGEKKFGVDLKFLEYIGKQIKRIKERGVQVAIVVGGGNIWRGSEWEKMGMDRSTADYIGMLATVMNALALQSVLEKMGLIVRVQSAINIMEVCEPYIRRKAVRHLEKGRIVIFAAGTGNPFFTTDTAAALRAAEIGADVILKATNVDGVYSEDPHKHKEAKLLKEITFTEFLAKNLRALDPTAISLSRDSKIPVIVFNIKKPDSIYKAVFEREGTIIKGG, from the coding sequence ATGTCGTATAAGAGGATACTCCTTAAAATATCTGGAGAATCACTTTTAGGAGAAAAGAAGTTTGGCGTAGATTTAAAGTTTCTTGAATACATTGGAAAGCAGATAAAGAGAATTAAAGAAAGAGGAGTTCAGGTTGCAATTGTTGTAGGTGGAGGAAACATATGGAGAGGCAGTGAATGGGAAAAAATGGGTATGGATAGATCAACTGCTGATTACATAGGGATGCTTGCCACTGTAATGAATGCACTGGCACTCCAATCAGTGCTTGAGAAGATGGGGCTTATTGTAAGGGTTCAATCTGCAATAAATATAATGGAGGTCTGCGAACCTTACATAAGAAGAAAAGCTGTAAGACATCTTGAAAAGGGAAGAATTGTGATATTTGCAGCAGGGACAGGAAATCCCTTCTTTACAACAGATACGGCAGCTGCCTTAAGGGCAGCAGAGATTGGAGCAGATGTAATTCTTAAGGCAACAAATGTTGATGGTGTGTATTCAGAGGATCCTCATAAACACAAAGAGGCAAAACTATTAAAAGAGATAACATTTACAGAGTTTCTTGCAAAAAATTTAAGAGCACTTGACCCCACTGCGATCTCCCTATCAAGGGATAGTAAAATTCCAGTTATTGTGTTTAACATTAAAAAACCAGATTCAATTTATAAAGCTGTGTTTGAAAGAGAAGGAACAATTATAAAGGGAGGTTAA
- the frr gene encoding ribosome recycling factor produces the protein MKELIRETERRMKKVEKNLLEEFSKIRLGKANPVILEEIKVEYYGQHVPLNQVASINVVNPQTVIVEPWDKNVIKDVEKAIQQANLGLNPQLEGNIIKIFFPPLSEERRQELVKLVKKLTEERRISIRNIRRDAIEEIRKAEKDKKISEDESHRYQEEIQKLTDKYNEILSKHEKAKEKDILG, from the coding sequence ATGAAGGAGCTTATAAGAGAAACAGAGAGAAGAATGAAGAAGGTGGAGAAAAACCTTCTTGAGGAATTTAGTAAAATAAGGCTTGGCAAGGCAAATCCTGTAATCCTTGAAGAAATCAAGGTTGAATACTATGGCCAGCATGTTCCTTTAAATCAGGTTGCAAGTATAAATGTTGTAAACCCCCAAACTGTCATTGTAGAACCATGGGATAAAAATGTTATTAAGGATGTGGAAAAGGCAATACAACAGGCAAATCTCGGATTGAATCCTCAACTTGAAGGAAACATAATAAAAATCTTCTTCCCACCTCTATCTGAAGAGAGAAGGCAGGAACTTGTGAAACTTGTAAAGAAGCTCACTGAAGAGAGGAGAATATCCATAAGAAATATAAGAAGAGATGCAATAGAGGAGATAAGGAAGGCAGAGAAGGATAAAAAAATCTCTGAAGATGAAAGTCATAGATATCAAGAGGAAATTCAGAAGTTAACAGATAAGTACAATGAAATTTTATCAAAGCACGAGAAGGCAAAGGAAAAGGATATTCTGGGATAA
- a CDS encoding 4Fe-4S binding protein encodes MYIIEILKGKCNKCRECLKDCPVEAIVEREDGFKINLNRCIYCGICIKECPEGAIVEREV; translated from the coding sequence GTGTACATTATAGAAATACTAAAGGGCAAATGTAATAAATGTAGGGAATGCCTGAAGGATTGCCCAGTTGAGGCGATAGTCGAAAGAGAAGATGGGTTTAAGATAAATTTAAATAGGTGTATATACTGCGGAATATGTATAAAAGAGTGTCCGGAGGGAGCAATAGTTGAAAGAGAAGTATAA
- the uppS gene encoding di-trans,poly-cis-decaprenylcistransferase, with protein MDGNGRWATKRGLPRVFGHREGVKAVKRTVKFSHEIGIKTLSLFSFSTENWKRPKDEVMFLMNLFKETIDREFDELIEKGVRIKFLSKREGIPDFVLERMDRAEELSKDNDKMNLLIALNYGGRYDIVQAVNRIIKEKKSKIDEESFKKYLLTFPFSDPDLLIRTSGEKRISNFFLYQLAYTELYFTEVLWPDFDEKEFEKALKEYERRKRRFGAI; from the coding sequence ATGGATGGAAATGGAAGATGGGCAACAAAGCGTGGCCTCCCAAGGGTTTTTGGCCATAGAGAGGGAGTAAAAGCTGTAAAGAGAACAGTTAAATTTTCGCATGAAATTGGAATAAAAACGCTTTCTCTTTTTTCCTTTTCAACAGAAAACTGGAAAAGGCCAAAGGATGAGGTGATGTTCCTTATGAATCTCTTTAAAGAAACGATAGATAGAGAGTTTGATGAATTGATAGAGAAGGGGGTAAGAATAAAATTTTTATCAAAGAGAGAGGGGATACCAGATTTTGTCCTTGAAAGAATGGATAGAGCAGAAGAACTCTCCAAAGACAACGACAAAATGAATCTTCTTATTGCTCTAAATTATGGTGGAAGATACGATATAGTTCAAGCTGTTAATAGAATCATCAAAGAAAAGAAAAGTAAAATAGATGAGGAGAGTTTCAAGAAGTATCTCCTTACATTTCCATTTTCTGATCCAGATCTTTTGATTAGAACATCAGGGGAGAAGAGAATATCCAACTTTTTCCTGTATCAGCTTGCTTACACAGAGTTATACTTTACAGAAGTGTTGTGGCCTGATTTTGATGAGAAAGAGTTTGAGAAAGCTCTTAAGGAGTATGAAAGGAGGAAGAGAAGATTTGGCGCTATCTGA
- a CDS encoding phosphatidate cytidylyltransferase: MKGGREDLALSETKKRIIGALYFGIPFLVFLYLGKYYFLVFLLLLSTISLFELLDISGIKNFLYFPSLLIPFFIRKEVAISFILLYVFIVFLIERKDKNDMEKHILYPFIFITITSIPLSFFYMIREEKGFLISLIILLSIWIDDISAYFLGKKFGKRRIVPNISPGKSYEGLVGSFIVVSIFLFISSLLFNLFPLYKSFVFSLVIVILSFLGDIFESLIKRRFNVKDSGKIIMGHGGIMDRIDSLIFTIPVLFYLL; this comes from the coding sequence ATGAAAGGAGGAAGAGAAGATTTGGCGCTATCTGAAACAAAGAAAAGAATTATAGGAGCTTTATATTTTGGTATTCCCTTCCTTGTTTTCCTCTATCTTGGAAAATACTACTTCCTTGTTTTTCTTTTACTTCTATCAACAATATCTCTGTTTGAACTCTTGGATATTTCGGGGATAAAAAATTTTCTTTATTTTCCCTCTCTTCTTATACCATTCTTCATAAGAAAGGAAGTTGCAATAAGTTTCATACTTCTTTATGTATTTATTGTATTCCTGATAGAGAGGAAAGACAAAAATGACATGGAAAAACACATCCTCTATCCCTTTATTTTCATAACCATAACATCCATTCCCCTGTCTTTCTTCTACATGATTAGAGAGGAGAAAGGATTTTTAATATCACTAATAATCCTTCTATCCATATGGATTGATGATATTTCAGCATATTTTTTGGGTAAGAAATTTGGAAAGAGAAGAATTGTCCCAAATATCTCTCCTGGTAAAAGTTATGAGGGACTTGTTGGAAGTTTCATTGTAGTATCCATCTTTCTATTTATTTCCTCTCTTCTGTTCAACCTCTTTCCTCTATACAAATCATTTGTATTTTCCTTAGTTATAGTAATCCTCTCCTTCCTCGGAGATATATTTGAATCCCTTATAAAGAGGAGATTTAATGTAAAGGATTCAGGGAAAATAATCATGGGTCATGGTGGTATAATGGATAGGATTGATAGTCTTATATTTACAATACCTGTGTTGTTTTACCTATTATGA
- a CDS encoding 1-deoxy-D-xylulose-5-phosphate reductoisomerase, producing the protein MRNIFIVGATGSIGTQTIDVLRNLKDKYKLVGVSARKNVEKLIKIWEEFKPEYILIRDKERLKILNGIKGAKILPFDEGIKEIISDKRIDTMFFSSGGVNDIEWIVLSIRNEKEVFISSKESFVGGGELIVKELKKRNKTLIPIDSEHSAIFQLLEGKKREEVERIILTASGGALFGKSFEELKNAKPEDALKHPTWKMGKKITIDSATMFNKGMEVVETHLFFDFPFEKIDAIIHRESIIHSMVEMIDGEIFALLSYPDMRYPIEYALTYPERRRNRFPRFNFHKNLSFYPFNKKDYPCFEIIVEAGKKGGTVPLSIVFADEILVNLFLEEKIGFIDIPRLLEKVYNNVKKRELSIKIIEDVKSEVREIIEREVKNCI; encoded by the coding sequence ATGAGAAATATATTTATTGTAGGAGCAACTGGATCAATTGGAACTCAAACTATTGATGTCCTGAGGAATCTAAAGGATAAATACAAGCTTGTTGGTGTATCTGCAAGAAAAAATGTGGAGAAACTTATTAAGATCTGGGAGGAGTTTAAACCAGAATACATCTTAATTAGAGATAAAGAAAGATTGAAAATCCTTAATGGAATAAAAGGAGCAAAAATATTACCTTTTGATGAAGGAATCAAAGAGATTATCTCAGATAAAAGAATAGATACAATGTTCTTTTCCTCCGGAGGAGTAAATGATATAGAATGGATTGTTCTATCCATAAGAAATGAAAAGGAAGTATTCATATCAAGTAAGGAATCCTTTGTCGGTGGAGGAGAACTTATAGTAAAGGAATTAAAGAAGAGAAATAAGACTCTCATCCCAATTGATTCAGAACACTCCGCAATATTTCAACTCCTTGAGGGAAAGAAAAGGGAGGAAGTTGAGAGAATAATACTAACTGCATCTGGTGGAGCACTTTTTGGTAAAAGTTTTGAAGAACTAAAGAATGCAAAACCAGAAGATGCATTGAAACACCCAACATGGAAAATGGGAAAGAAGATAACTATAGACTCTGCAACTATGTTCAACAAGGGAATGGAGGTTGTGGAAACGCACCTGTTCTTTGATTTTCCATTTGAAAAAATAGATGCCATAATTCACAGAGAAAGTATAATCCACTCAATGGTTGAAATGATAGATGGAGAAATCTTTGCTCTCCTATCCTATCCAGATATGAGGTATCCAATTGAGTATGCTCTCACATATCCAGAGAGGAGGAGAAATAGGTTCCCTCGTTTCAACTTTCATAAAAATCTCTCATTTTACCCTTTCAACAAAAAGGATTATCCATGTTTTGAAATAATCGTTGAGGCTGGAAAGAAGGGAGGAACAGTCCCTCTTTCCATTGTTTTTGCAGATGAAATACTTGTAAATCTGTTTCTTGAAGAAAAAATAGGTTTTATTGACATACCAAGATTGCTTGAGAAGGTATACAACAACGTGAAAAAAAGAGAGTTATCCATTAAAATTATAGAGGACGTTAAATCTGAAGTAAGAGAAATTATAGAGAGAGAGGTGAAAAATTGTATATAG